The following are encoded in a window of Vespula pensylvanica isolate Volc-1 chromosome 2, ASM1446617v1, whole genome shotgun sequence genomic DNA:
- the LOC122637483 gene encoding dedicator of cytokinesis protein 7 isoform X2 has protein sequence MSSVQRAFAHKLSKQHAADVRRQIATSTSYSRDLSKSGSSISGFSSTMSLCEVLEPLDYEEFLVQHQSVLDRDPLRPILDFPLGDVELRIVKRKIRTEEPIVPYESLDTVSPYVRRCIESFTSDWIMVHRKYKGRVSPIARDRLLQDTPRQDFEVDQEDTNGSGSPNEEEDLSNCGDTPRGSWASLDLRHSQHDPLLPSLLDRVCPETIDQMNEQKRSEDRQEALFPLYALPTSPDDEWQEINAAPEPSDPFSHKILVKCLQLKLELEVEPIFASLALYDAREKKKVSENFYVDMNSEGLKRMLGGHIVYSDASTLARSCVMSISKPSPDLFLVVRLEKVLQGDISECAEPYLREDKNKEKVKAAAVAACERLGRYRMPFAWTAIHLSGVIGGGGGDTDSTGSAGSLDRKSGGLEQWRKKVETPTRRGSLERRSSDKRRSWSPDDFANCLDTFRPITLTVSSFFKQESERLRDEDLYKLLVELRRPGSNLKRLKCIPGILKLDLSPRPEELPRCLDPDLRRLIPYPDEKSRPVKEILEFPSEVISPDLTYRNLLYVYPKEVNFSSRTGSARNITVRIQLMGGEQEADALTAIFGRSSCPEMTHECFTSVSYHNKNPNFYDEIKIRLPADLGAKHHLLFTFYHISCQKKAEQPNVETAVAYTWLPLLRDGHLQSGEFSLPAMLDPPPANYSYIAPDVLLPGTRWVDAHRGVFTVILEPVSSVHPQDKYIDRFLSLCGFLETGQVPPRIGEAGMESELKSALMELARASPSALVRSLPQLLDQLIALLVRPPTLPSQSLNVAATIFEALGLLVRNITNLPDGQVDAHGRHALLATYIAYQCSLPSTSQTPGVMRAQSNPDLPVEDLEMEVHSRGLDRTASMRQESPSINSQPSRRLLHEEIALHWVVSTGQARELAITHSWFFLELIVRSMVVTLSELGILEAPRKSRFSPQFCDDIATLAAALTSEVISRCGKENRVASNLVSSLGNFLSDLLSVMDRGFVLSLVRATCCSLSDASMHIPDSAALFALKLDLVRTVCSHEHYVALNLPFGTGYTSGSAPASPSPSTGSSGSLISTLVPGDRARFSELSQEFRQQHFLVGLVLSDLANTLEIPNPMLQNKAIGTIRYLMGCHDVDPRYSEPAAKARVAALYLPLLCIIMDALPQLYHWDSKDKSVYPDESGSITQSVALAIAGGASADTAGSQCRVSLSSEATRHLLMCALWILKGLERSALGQWCSELSSRRVLSILQVLNIATAAFEYKGKKALKRLPPQAAATSDIRSRLEDVILGQGSARSEMMLRRKERASGDKLRWRKDQMPYRSCEQPEGRAVEQDAHIEGALAAEASLVVLDTLEAVVQADGGGGAVVGAVLKVLLRALARNQSTSVLQHMFNTQRALVFKYHSALFDEESERCGDLCLTLLTRCSSPLSAIRSHAAASLYLLMRQNFEIGNNFARVKMQVTTSLSALVGRGRAPSEGALRRALKTVLVYAERDTELADTSFPEQVKDLLFNLHMILSDTVKMKEFQEDPEMLLDLMYRIAKGYQGSPDLRLTWLANMAQQHMERKNHTEAAMCLVHSAALVAEYLHLLEPGGGGRPVGAVALSPVTPNALEESAVGDDVLARREEGLCLGPDFSESGLAGLLEHAASSFQAAGMYEAIPDVYRVLLPIAEAAHDYKKLANIHGKLHEAYTRVEQLAGKRVFGTYFRVGFYGARFGDLAGEEFVYKEPTLTKLPEIFSRLENFYAERFGAENIVIIKDSNPVDPTKLEPDKAYVQITYVEPYFELHELRHRPTVFHRNFNIKRFVYATPFTPGGKAHGELREQCKRKTILTVATHFPYLKTRIRVVARKQIVLSPIEVAIEDIQKKTAEVAAATAQEPPDAKMLQMVLQGCIGTTVNQGPAEVAVVFLSGLREQNAQPSRLQHKLRLCFKDFSKKCLDALRRNKNLIGPDQRDYQRELERNYQRLTERLAPLIAWSGPSLGMQSIAPTASSHW, from the exons ATGTCTTCAGTTCAACGAGCTTTTGCTCATAAATTGAGCAAACAACATGCAGCAGATGTAAGACGACAAATTGCTACCTCCACCTCGTACTCACGAGATTTATCAAAAAGTGGTAGTAGTATTTCAGGTTTTTCTTCCACT atGTCTTTATGCGAAGTATTGGAACCACTAGATTATGAAGAATTTCTTGTACAACATCAATCAGTTTTGGACAGAGATCCATTACGACCGATATTAGATTTTCCTCTTGGAGATGTAGAACTTAGAATTGTCAAACGAAAAATTCGAACGGAAGAACCAATAGTGCCATATGAATCATT GGATACAGTATCACCTTATGTTAGAAGATGTATTGAAAGTTTTACTTCAGATTGGATTATGGTACACAGAAAATACAAAGGAAGAGTATCCCCTATTGCTAGAGATAGATTACTTCAAGATACACCTAGACAGGATTTTGAG GTAGATCAAGAAGATACAAACGGTTCTGGATCAccgaatgaagaagaagatttatCAAATTGTGGAGATACACCAAGAGGTTCTTGGGCAAGTTTGGATTTAAGACATTCACAACATGATCCACTTCTTCCAAGTTTATTGGATAGAGTTTGTCCAGAAACAATTGATCAAATGAATGAACAGAAACGTTCAGAGGATAGACAA GAAGCTTTATTTCCATTATATGCTCTTCCAACTTCTCCTGATGATGAATGGCAAGAAATTAATGCTGCACCCGAACCATCTGATCctttttctcataaaattcttgtaaaatgtcttcaattaaaattagagTTAGAAGTTGAACCAATATTTGCTAGTCTTGCATTATACGATgctagagagaagaagaag gtgtcagaaaatttctatgtaGATATGAATTCAGAAGGTTTAAAAAGAATGCTTGGAGGACATATAGTTTATAGTGATGCTAGTACGTTAGCTAGAAGTTGTGTTATGAGTATTAGCAAACCAAGCCCAGATTTGTTTTTGGTTGTCAGACTTGAAAAAGTATTACAAGGTGATATTTCAGAATGTGCAGAACCATATTTACGCGAGGataaaaacaaggaaaaa gtgAAAGCAGCCGCTGTAGCAGCATGCGAACGATTGGGTCGTTACAGGATGCCCTTTGCATGGACTGCGATTCATTTATCTGGAGTTataggtggtggtggtggtgatacAGATAGCACTGGTAGTGCAGGCTCATTAGACAGAAAATCAGGTGGTTTAGAACAATGgcgaaaaaaagtagaaactCCAACTCGACGTGGTTCTTTAGAAAGACGCAGTTCTGATAAAAGAAGGAGTTGGTCACCTGACGATTTTGCTAATTGTCTTGATACTTTTAG ACCTATTACATTAACAGTTTCAAGCTTTTTCAAACAAGAAAGTGAACGACTTAGAGacgaagatttatataaacttcTAGTCGAATTACGACGGCCAGGTTCTAAtctaaaacgattaaaatgtaTACCAGGCATTTTAAAATTAGATCTTAGTCCCAGACCCGAGGAATTACCTAGATGTCTTGATCCTGATCTTAGAAGATTGATACCATATCCAGATGAAAAAAGTCGGCCTGTTAAAGAAATACTTGAATTTCCTAGCGAAGTTATTTCGCCAGATTTAACATACCGTAATCTACTCTACGTTTATCCAAAG GAGGTAAACTTCAGTTCTAGAACAGGTTCGGCACGAAATATAACTGTTCGTATTCAACTTATGGGTGGTGAACAAGAAGCAGATGCATTAACAGCTATATTTGGAAGATCTTCTTGTCCTGAAATGACACACGAATGTTTCACATCTGTTTCCTACCACAATAAAAATCCAAATTTTTATGATGAAATAAAGATCAGGCTTCCAGCTGATTTAGGTGCTAAACATCATTTgttgtttactttttatcatattaGTTGTCAGAAGAAAGCTGAACAACCGAATGTTGAAACGGCCGTAGCTTATACG tgGCTACCACTTTTAAGAGATGGACATCTTCAATCTGGTGAATTCAGCTTGCCTGCGATGTTAGATCCACCTCCAGcgaattattcttatattgcTCCTGATGTTCTATTACCAGGAACTAGATGGGTGGATGCTCATAGAGGAGTTTTTACAGTTATATTAGAACCAGTGTCCAGTGTACATCCacaagataaatatatcgatag ATTTTTATCACTTTGTGGTTTCTTGGAAACTGGTCAAGTACCACCACGTATTGGAGAGGCAGGAATGGAATCTGAGTTAAAGTCAGCTCTTATGGAATTAGCACGAGCATCTCCTTCTGCCTTGGTTCGCTCATTGCCGCAATTGTTAGATCAATTAATCGCGCTTTTAGTGCGACCACCTACGTTACCATCTCAGTCATTAAATGTAGCAGCTACTATTTTCGAAGCTCTAGGTCTTTTAGTTCGCAATATAACGAATTTACCGGATGGTCAAGTGGATGCACACGGAAGACATGCATTATTAGCTACATACATAGCATACCAATGTTCATTACCTTCAACATCTCAAACCCCAGGGGTCATGAGAGCTCAAAGCAATCCTGATTTGCCTGTGGAGGATTTAGAAATGGAAGTTCATTCTCGAGGATTAGATAGAACTGCATCAATGAGACAAGAATCTCCATCGATAAACAGTCAACCATCTAGAAGATTACTGCACGAAGAAATAGCGTTACATTGGGTAGTTTCTACGGGACAGGCACGAGAATTAGCAATAACTCATTCTTGGTTTTTCTTAGAATTAATAGTGCGTTCTATGGTTGTAACATTGTCGGAATTGGGTATATTGGAAGCACCAAGAAAATCAAGGTTTTCACCACAATTTTGTGACGATATAGCAACGCTTGCTGCGGCTCTAACATCAGAAGTTATTTCTCGttgtggaaaagaaaatcgcgTAGCGTCGAACTTAGTTTCGAGCCTTGGCAATTTTCTGTCTGATTTATTATCGGTCATGGATAGAGGATTTGTGTTATCTCTCGTTCGTGCCACATGCTGTTCTCTATCAGATGCGTCTATGCATATTCCTGACTCTGCTGCTCTTTTTGCATTGAAACTTGATCTTGTAAGAACAGTATGTTCGCACGAACATTACGTAGCTCTGAATCTTCCATTTGGTACCGGATATACATCAGGATCCGCTCCAGCATCTCCTAGTCCATCCACTGGTAGTTCTGGAAGTTTGATATCTACTCTTGTTCCCGGAGATCGAGCTAGATTCTCTGAATTGAGTCAAGAATTTCGACAACAGCATTTTCTAGTTGGATTAGTTTTATCCGACTTGGCTAACACTTTGGAAATACCAAATCCAATGTTACAAAACAAGGCCATTGGCACAATTCGCTATCTCATGGGTTGTCATGATGTCGATCCTAGATATTCTGAACCTGCAGCAAAAGCTAGAGTTGCTGCATTGTATCTTCCTCTTCTGTGCATTATTATGGATGCTTTGCCTCAATTGTATCATTGGGATTCTAAAGATAAAAGCGTCTATCCAGACGAATCTGGATCTATTACGCAATCCGTTGCATTGGCCATAGCTGGTGGAGCCTCTGCCGATACAGCAGGATCACAATGTCGTGTTTCCTTAAGTTCAGAAGCAACAAGGCATCTTCTAATGTGTGCTCTGTGGATACTTAAAGGTTTAGAGAGAAGCGCACTTGGACAGTGGTGTTCGGAATTAAGTTCTAGACGCGTTTTAAGTATATTACAAGTTCTAAATATTGCGACGGCAGCTTTTGAGTATAAAGGTAAAAAAGCTTTGAAAAGATTGCCTCCGCAAGCTGCGGCTACTAGTGACATTCGTTCAAGGTTGGAAGATGTTATACTCGGTCAGGGTAGTGCTAGAAGCGAAATGATGTTGCgcagaaaagagagagcaagtGGCGATAAATTGAGATGGAGAAAAGATCAAATGCCTTATAg atcgTGCGAACAACCGGAAGGAAGAGCAGTGGAGCAAGATGCTCACATAGAAGGTGCCTTAGCAGCTGAAGCTTCACTTGTTGTTTTAGATACTTTAGAGGCAGTTGTACAAGcagatggaggaggag GTGCTGTTGTTGGAGCTGTATTGAAGGTGTTACTAAGAGCATTAGCTAGGAACCAAAGTACGTCGGTACTCCAGCATATGTTTAATACTCAACGTGCTttagtttttaaatatcatagcGCTCTTTTTGACGAGGAAAGCGAAAGATGTGGCGATTTGTGTTTAACATTACTTACAAGGTGTAGTTCACCTTTAAGCGCTATTAGAAGTCACGCGGCAGCTagtctatatttattaatgagacaaaatttcgaaattgGAAAC AATTTTGCACGAGTTAAAATGCAAGTTACAACGTCGTTGTCGGCTTTAGTTGGTAGAGGAAGAGCACCTAGCGAAGGAGCTCTTCGAAGAGCGTTAAAAACAGTATTGGTATATGCGGAACGTGATACAGAATTAGCCGATACAAGTTTCCCGGAGCAAGTGAAGGATTTGCTTTTTAATTTGCATATGATACTATCAGATACtgttaaaatgaaagaatttcaaGAAGATCCAGAAATGCTTTTGGATTTAATGTATAG AATTGCAAAAGGATATCAAGGATCACCAGATCTAAGATTAACTTGGCTAGCAAACATGGCACAACAACATATGGAACGAAAAAATCACACGGAAGCTGCAATGTGTCTCGTACACAGTGCAGCACTTGTTGCGGAATACCTTCATCTTTTGGAACCAGGTGGTGGTGGCAGACCAGTAGGAGCTGTTGCTTTGAGTCCAGTAACACCAAATGCTTTGGAGGAGAGTGCCGTTGGCGATGATGTTTtagcgagaagagaagagggttTGTGTTTAGGACCAGATTTTTCTGAGAGTGGTTTAGCGGGTCTTTTGGAACATGCCGCAAGTTCCTTTCAAGCTGCTGGCATGTATGAAGCTATTCCTGACGTATACAGAGTATTATTACCAATAGCTGAAGCTGCACATGATTACAAAAAACTAGCGAATATTCATGG aaaaCTTCATGAAGCTTATACACGCGTTGAACAATTAGCCGGAAAGCGCGTATTTGGCACGTATTTTAGAGTTGGATTTTATGGAGCACGATTTGGAGATCTTGCTGGtgaagaatttgtttataaagaaCCAACATTGACCAAACTTccggaaatattttcaagattagaaaatttttatgccGAGCGATTTGGTGCAGAAAATATAGTTATAATCAAAGATTCGAATCCTGTAGATCCTACGAAATTAGAACCTGACAAGGCATATGTTCAAATTACTTATGTCGAACCGTACTTTGAACTACACGAACTTAGACACAGGCCTACTGTTTTCCacagaaattttaatataa aacGTTTTGTATACGCAACGCCTTTTACACCCGGAGGTAAAGCGCATGGCGAACTCAGGGAACAATGTAAacgtaaaacaatattaacaGTGGCAACACATTTTCCTTATTTGAAGACAAGAATTCGTGTGGTTGCTAGAAAGCAGATAGTATTAAGCCCTATTGAAGTTGCTATCGAAGATATACAAAAGAAGACGGCTGAA GTCGCAGCAGCCACAGCTCAAGAACCACCAGATGCAAAAATGTTGCAAATGGTTCTTCAGGGTTGTATTGGGACAACCGTTAATCAAGGTCCTGCAGAAGTAGcggttgtttttctttcaggATTACGAGAACAAAACGCACAGCCTTCGAGGTTGCAGCATAAATTACGTTTATGCTTCaaagatttttcgaaaaaatgtcTTGATGCTTTACGCAGAAATAAGAATCTTATAGGTCCGGATCAACGCGATTATCAACGGGAACTAGAAAGGAATTATCAAAGATTGACCGAAAGATTGGCACCACTTATTGCGTGGAG CGGACCGTCCTTAGGTATGCAGTCGATTGCTCCAACAGCATCATCCCATTGGTAA